The following DNA comes from Holophagaceae bacterium.
TGGTGCATGAACCGCTCGATGGGGAGCTGCCGGCCGAAGGCCAGCACCATGTAGGCGTAGTTGTCGAGCACGCTGCGGTCGCAGACCACGACGTCGTGCTGGCTGCCGGAGCGGATCTCCTCGGCCATCTGTGTGGTGAAGATCCAGGTCTGCGCTTCCATCGAAGTCTTCTGGTTGATGGGAAGGGGCGATAGGCGGGCCACCTCCTTCACGATGTCCACATGGACGCTGTCCCGCTTGAGGGCGGCGGCGAGCTCGTAGCAGAGCGTCGTCTTGCCCACGCCGTGGGTTCCGATGAATGCCACTTTCATGAAAGCCCCCGCAATGGACGAGGGGTCAGCGCGCGACGCATTTCAAAGACTCCGCCTCAGGACCATTTCACCAAAATGCGAAACATGGAAGCAATCGGCGGCCCTTTCCCGGATCATGTCGTGCTCGACGAGATACTTCAGATCCGCCGGGGAGGCTCCCATGGCGGAGAGGAGCACCGCCCTCGGCGCGCCGGGATTCCTGGCGATGTGCTGAAGGATGCCCAATTGCTTCGCGGTGATGGGTTCAGCCATGGTTCATCCTCTGGTTCGCGACCTTGCGCCCTGCACCAGCATGACTGGTTTTCGCAGCAGCCCGCCGGCCGGGGCATCAGCCGGTCCCGGGCACGCCGTCGAAGAAATCCACGGTACCGGTCTCCAGCGAATACTCGGCGCCCACGATGAGCAGCCCGTCTTCCTGGACCAGTTGCTCGAGGACTTCAGATCCATGCCGCAGATGGTTCGCCGAAACCCGGATGTTCGCGCGGACCGCCTGCCGCACCAGCGCTTCCGGATCGTCCCTCAGTCCCGTCTCGAGCAAGGCTTCCACGGAGGGACGGACGCGGTCGACGATGGAACGGAGGTTCCGCGATTGATTGCCCGACGGCTGCTGGAGCTCCTCCAGGGTGGCCAGGATGGCCCCGCACTGGGAGTGCCCCAGCACCACCACCAGACGCGTGCCGTACCGGGCCGCGGCGAACTCGACGCTGCCGACCTGCGAGGCGGCCACGATGTTTCCGGCCACACGGATGACGAACAGATCCCCCAGGCCCTGGTCGAAGACGATCTCCGCCGGCACCCGCGAATCGGAACAACCCAGGATGATGGCGAACGGCTCCTGCCCAGCGGCCAATTCGACCCGCCGCGTCTGGCCCGTGGGATTGTCGCGGTTCCGGACGTCGGCCACGAAGCGGCGGTTCCCCTCCCGGAGACGTTCGAGCGCTACCTGGGCTGGAATCATCGGTCAACCATGCCTGTCCACTTGAACACGGATGTTCATTTTCCCCTGCATTCCCGATACAGCAGCAGCGAAAGCGCTCCGCAGAACAAGAAGGCGGCCAGGCTCATCCATTGAGGAACATGGAAATCGCCGATCTGGATTCCCAGGCCGAAAATGACCCGGGCGAGGTGGGCCAGGGAGACGATCCCGAGAAACGCCACCGAGAGGGATGATCCTGCTTTCATGGGTCCTCCAGAAGATTTGGCATTGCGGTGCGCGGTGGGCTTCAAGGGGCGCCGCCGGACGGGCCGGGCGCACCCCTAGCGGGCCAGAAGCGATTGCTCGAAGCGCGCCAGCTCGATGGGCGCGCGGCTGTGCGTGCCTTTCCCGATGAGGTTTACACCATCGTGCGCCTCGACGTCGAAGGCGATCAGCTTGTCGCCCACCGCGGTGACCCTGGCCCGAGCCGTCACGGTCCTGCCGACCGGGGTGGGGGCCAGATGGCGGATGTTGACCTCCACCCCGACCGACACCCACCCGGCGGGGAGGCTGGCCTGGATGGCCTGGCCGGCGGCCACTTCCATCAGGTAGATCATGAACGGCGTGCCATAGACCTCCGGCATGTGCGGGTGGAAGTGCCGGACGGTCACCTCGGGCGTGACCACCACGCTGGCCTCTCCTTCGGCACCGATGACGGCGGGCGTGATTGGAGCCATGGTTCAATCCTGCGGAATCGGCAGATGGTGCTGCCGGAGGAAAGTCAGCTTGTCCCAGTAGCCCCGCTGGAAGACGATCTGCCCGTCCAGGATATGGAAGAACCCGCATCCCCTGAGGCCCAGCGGATCCCGCCATTCCAGGATGGCCCAGTCCCCGTCTTCGAAGATGTTCTCCACGATGCAGACCATCTTGGCCGAGGCGAAACCGGTATCGAACATCCGGCGGATCGCAGCGCGGCCCTCGACCGGCAGCTCGGCCACCTGGTGATTGATGGCCGTTTCCGAATAGAAGGAGGCAAGAGCCGCGGCATCGGCGCGGTTGAAGGCCTCCACCCAGGCTGCAACGAGTTCTTTCGGTTTCATGCGGGACGTTTCCTGTGTTGCGGGCCAGATGGTTGATCCGGGCGCGGGGCCGGAATCCGGCTCCCATGGGTTACCTGGAATGAAAGTCTGGGCCCTATCCTCCGGCCGCGCGAACGAAAATGGAAATAAAGCGCTGGTCCCGGCTAGTTCGAACCGGAAAGCGCGCTGATGGCGATGGGGCCGCTGCTCAGGTTGTCGCCGGAGAGGATGCGCCTGAGATAGCCCGCTTGGCCGAGGTGGTGCGCGAGATGGGTGTTCAGGTGCAGCAGGAACATCCCCGTGGGCACCTGGAAGCCGCCGAGGCGCTCGGGGTAGTCGGCGGCCAAGGATTGCTCCGCAAGGGTGGACAAGACGGAATCGACCGCTGCGATCGTCTTTTGGAGTTCGGCTGAGAGCGAGGCGCGGGAAACGCCCCGGAGGCTGAATTCCAGCTCCCGGTTCCGCACATAGCCGGTGCCGCCCAGCACGGCCCCCACGAAATGCTGTAGGTTCCCGCAGACATGGAGGACCAAGCTGCCCACAGGATTCGACACGCCGGGAACGGTCTTCCAGATCAGGGATTCATCCTGGAACAGGTCCAATTCCTTGGAGAAGGAGGCCAGCTCGCGCGTCATCAGCAATCGGATCCAGTTCGTTTCCACGGGGACGGTCTCCTTTGGGGGGCTGCTCCATGATAGAACGCGGAATGGACGGGACCCGGTTTTCAGGAAACGTCGAAGATCGTGCCGCCTTCGGCCGCGGCGGCCTCCAGCCGTCGGAGCCAGGCCTCGTCCCGGCGGCGCTTCCTGAAGTAGGCGATGAAGGTCCAGACCGCCACGGCCAGGCAAAGCAGGGCCAGGCCGATGGCGCCGTAGCGGACCCCCTCCTGGTTGGGAATGCCCGGGGGCAGGAAGGCCGCCGCGCACCCCGCCAGCAGGCTCGCGACAAGGCTGATCCTGCCCCGTTTCATGAGGGGCGACAGATCCTTCGCAACCATGGCCCGGCGGAGGTCCCCCAGGAAATCCAACTGCTCATCGCGGTTGAGGGCGCCCCGGGAGCGTTCCATGTCCAGTTTTTCCAGGGCCTGGCTCAACTCCCCGGAATAGTCATCGAGCAGTGAAACCCTCTCGCGCAGCGTCATCGTGGACCTCGAAGCCAGGGCAAGGATGGACGCTCCCCGGTGCCCGGGATTCCACCCTGCATCCAAAAGCTAGTCCTCTTTGAAGGGTATTCCGTCACATTTCAGATTTTGGGCATGGCCCCGGCGGCAGGGGCTCCGGCGAGGAATGCCGAGGGGTCCCGGTTGATCTCCTCCGCGCGCTTCTCCAGGCGCGGCCCCATGGTGGCCTCCGGCACCGTTTTGCCATCCGCCGTGGCCACCTGGGCGGGCTTCTTCACCGTGATGAACCTCGGCTTCAGCGTTTAGAGTCGATCCGGTATTCGCTTTGAACCAATCCGGATGGAAAGGACCGGGTCGCGACATGGACGAGCCGCACATCCTGGGGCAGGCTCCCGAAGAGCGGAACCCCATCGCCGATGAGCACGGGCACACGGGTGATGATCAGGCGGTCGATGAGGCCGGCCCGGAGGAACCGCTGGATCGTGATCCCGCCGTCGATGTAGAGGTGCCGTGCGCCGCTCTCGGCGAGTTTCGAGACGATATCCGCGGGAGACCCGGCCATCTGCTCCACCACAGCCCCATGGGCTTTGGAGAGATCCAGTGGCCGGCTGCCCAGCACCACCACGCGCTTGCGGCCATAGGGCCAGGTCTCGAAAGCCAGCACCGTCTCGAAGGTCTTCCGGCCGATCACGAGTGCATCAACGCTTGCGAAAAACTCGTTGTAGCCATGGGGTTCTCCGCCGCCCTCCGGCAACCAGTCGAGGCCGCCGTTGACCCGCGCGATGAATCCGTCGAGGCTCGTGCCGATGAACACTGAGACCATCATCGCAAACCCTCCGCAGGCAGCCGCAACGAGGCTATGAAATGCGTCCCCATCAGGAGGCCGGCTCGTAGCGCAACAGCACGTTCCCGTTCCCGAAGATCCGCGTCTTCAATAGCTTTAGTGTCACTTTTTGTTGAATTCCATCGAATAATGGCCTGCCTCTGCCCAGCGCCACTGGAGCCACTACGAACTGGTATTCATCGATCAGGCCGTGCTGCGCCAATTGGGACACCAGGCTGCCGCTGCCCAGGATCGCCATGTCCCCCCAGCCGGCGAACATCCTTTTGGAGTACACGCGCAACCTCCTGGAATACGAGGGTGGCATCAACCAGGGCGGCATGGAAGCGCCGCATCCTGGAATGCATCGCTAGGCTTTCTGCCTCGCCCGGCCGATGGGTCCCAGATGGGTGAAGCCGAAGCCCGATGCGTACTTCAGGCCATAGCCGAGCGCCCGGTCGAAGCCCAGGTGGGCGCACCAGATAAGACCCGCCGCCACCACGAGAGGGCTCGAAAGCCACACGCCCAGGAAAAGAGCCAGGACAGCCCCGGCATAGGAGTGGGCGGCATTGTAGGAGCAGGCGCCGACCACCGGGCCCCCGAGGTAGCCCAGGAAGGAAAGGTCCGGGGCCAAGAAGAAAAGGGCGAAGGTCTTCCAGCCGAGCCCGTACCTGGAATACGCCAGAGCCGCGGCCAGCAGCACGCAAAAGCCTTCGATGCGGAGCAGCGTTTTCACGCCTCCGGTGGTCGCGCCTGTCATCGGGTGGCCTCCTGGTTTGCCGGATATGGAGATGGAACCTTGCGCGCTAGCGCAATATCCCGTGTGAATGATGAGGCACTCCGCCAGCCCGCAGCATCAGCCCAGCATTGTTGAAGGTGGCGATCAGGGATTGAGGGTGGGTTGGGCCAGGTTGGGATGGATCACCGGAGGAAAACCGCGGTGGCACCCGCCAATGTTCCAACGGTGACTGCTGCAAGCGAAAGGAGATACATCCGCCTGGAGAGGGCTCTTCCCGATACCAGAACCAATAGCCCGCCATTCTGGGCGAGGCCCCCGGCCACCATGAGAATTGAGGTGGGGAAAATCAGTGCCGTAAGAACGCCGATGATGAGTTGGATGAAGCAAGCCGCAAACACCCATTGCTTGATGAACTCATCTCTGCGGAGAAGGCCGATGCCGAAATAGAGTGGGACAGCAATGCTTAACAGGGCTCCAGTTCCGTGGCCTGAAAGAAAGGAGAGCGCGCCCGGGAAAGCCGAAAGCACAAAGAGGATGCCGACGGTGCGTTCGGTCTCATCACTACCGACATCGGTCTCACCTAGGATGGGTTCGATTTTTGGCAGAGATGGCTGCGCTTCTCGAATGATTGGCCTGCTGCGGCGCGGCCCATCATCTTGATGAGGTTGATTGCCGGTCAGATCGAGTTCGATGCTGGGATTTGAAACTGGTTCGGATCGCGTCATGTTGCGGGCCCTCTTTCGATGGAAATGCTAGATCCCCATTGAAAAGCGGCGTGGTGGTCAAGTTAAACGGCGGGCAGAGATCGTTGAACGGGGGGAGGGAATCGCCGAACTGGACGCTGGGGTGCCATAGAAGCGAAGCGCCCTTCCGCATATGGAGGACGAAAGTCTCTATCTGGATGCGAATGCGGCGCCCTTCCCCGCCAGGAGTTCCCGCAGCACGGACCGATGGCAATGCGCTTCATCCGCGCAGTAGCAGCCCACCGAAAAATGGCTTTGATGGGACAGCGTGGCCAGCAGTTCGAGGGTGCGGACGTTCTCGGGGGTCGCCATTTCGGCCCGGTACTTCCTGATGAAGGTGGCCCACTGGGCGGGTGTGGCGGCCTGCTGGCCGAGCTTCATGGTTTCAGGACTCGGCGCCAGGTTCGGGAACCACACGTCATACCAATCCCGGGAGGCGAACTCGGACTTGGGCACCCCGCGGGGCGGCCGGCGGACCGTTCCGATGCGGGTGCCCTCGCCCTCCACTCGCGGGCTGCCGAGCCTGATGACGCGCATGACCATGATCCGCTCCTTTCGTTGTCGCCGGGCCTTCGAGGCCTGCCTGGTCCGCAGGGCCTCAGAAGGTGACCACCCGATCGGCCCATTCGACCATGTCGAGACAGTCGGCCATGGTGGAGATGGGGCACAGTTCCGATTGGCCCTGGCCTCGGCCCTTGATGCAGGTGCCACAGGCCAGGAGCAATCCCCTGTTTTCGGAAAATTCCTGAAGCTGGGCCCTCACATTGTATTTTTCATGCGTGATGGATTCGGCTTCGACCCCTGCGCTCATCAAGAACAGCCTGACCTCGCGGCCCCGCTTCAGCGCCGTGTTGGCGAACCGGACCGCGTTCCAGGCCTTTTCGGGCTCGTTGGTTTCCAGGATGATTCCGATGTTCATCTCGCGGACTCCTTCCCATGGCGGCAAGCGCCCCCTGGCTGGGACCATTTTACTTTATTACTGCAAATAATGGATGATTTAGGTCATTTGTTTCAACCGCGATCCATAATCTCAACCTGGCCGTCGACAGGGCGGCAGCGCGGGATGGGGCCAGGCTTCCTCCCCGCCGCCGAACGGAACACGTCGGGCATAGGACATCGCCTCGTACCCGAATTGGCGGCGGAGCAAGGCCACCTGCCCCAGATGGAATGCGTCGTGCTGGACCAGGAAGCACAGGCCGCCCAGAAGGCTGCCATCCGGAATCGGGAAGGACTGCGGGGCCGCCTGGCCGAGGTCCGGCTGGACCGGAGCCTTCAGCAGCTTTTCCAGATGGCGGCTGATGGCCGTCCACTCGCCCCTGATGCAGTCTAGCGATGGCAAGGCCGGAGCATCCTCGATGCTCCGGGCCGTAGCAAGGGCCTCCCCGATCGCGTTGGGCAGGGGACTCCCCAGCAGTCGGGCCATGAAATGCCGGGCGTCGATCATATGGGCGGCGATGAAGCTGATGGAATTGCCGCGTCCATGCAACCGTTCCACCGCCGTTTCCCCGGACAGGCCATCCAGGCAGTTGAGGAGCAGGTCCGTGTTCAGGCTGAGCATCGTGGCCAGGGGGGAAAGGCTTGGGGACATCGTCGATCCTGGAGTGGATGGGCCCCGGTCGGGAGCTGGGTGATTGAAGCAGGATGTCAACCGCACGGGACCGCATCCGCCATTTGTCGCAGGGGCAAGCCGCGGGCCGCGAGGGATTAACGGTTCAGGTTCTCTGGAACACATCGGTGCCGAGGTACTTCAGCCCCGAGTCGCCCATGAGCGTCACGACCTTGGCTCCCGGCCCGAGCCGCGCCGCCACCTGAAGCGCCGCGATGGCATTCGCACCGGACGATGTCCCCGCGAACAAGGCCTCCTCCCGCGCGATGCGCCGCGCCATGGCCTTCGCATCATCGGTTTTGACCGGCAGGATCCCGTCCACGAGAGCTGGCTCCCAAAGCGGCGGAATGTAGCCGATGCCGACGCCTTCGATCTTGTGGGGGCCGGCCTGCCCCCCCGACAGCACCGGGGATTCGGCGGGCTCCACAGCGATGATCTCGATGGCGGGATTGTGCCGTTTCAGCACTGCGGCCACCCCGCGGGACGTGGCCGCCGTGCCCACGCAATGGACGAAGGCGTCGATTTCCCCCTTCGTCTGGCTCCAGATCTCCTCGCCCAGCGCGTGGTAGCCCACGATGCTGTCCCGGTTGTGGAGCTGGTCCGTCCAATAGGTGCGGGGTTCCCGGCTCAGCTCGCGGGCGGCCTCGATCATGTCCTGGATCAGCTTCCTGGTGGTGAGTCCGCCTTCACTCGGAACAAGCGTCAGTTCCGCCCCCAGTGCCGCCATGTGGTCCAGCTTCTGCCGGCTGAATGCATCCGAGCTGACGATCCTCAGGCGGTAGCCCTTGGCGGCGCAGACCAATGCAAGCGAGGTCCCCGTGCTGCCGCCGGTGTACTCGACGATGGTGTCCCCGGGCTTCAGCCTCCCGTCCTCCTCCGCCCGGGCGATCACCGCCTGCGCCATGCGGTCCTTGACGCTGCCGGTGGGGTTCTCCCACTCGAGCTTCACGAAGATGTCCGCGCTGCCCGGTGGAACGATCCTTTGGAGCTGGACCAGCGATGTGTTTCCGATGGCATCGAGAATGTCCATGGGTAGATCTCCCTGCCTATGAATTGTCCTCCCTAGGGGGAAAGGGTCCGGAGCGCGCCGCCTGCCCGCCGAGATCCCGGTAGAACACGGTCGTGCTGCACAGCCCGCCCTGCGGGAACAGGGCATAGCCGGGGATCTCGCCCACCCGCACCCAGCCTAGGCTCTCGTACAAGCGCGCAGCATCGCCTCCGGTCACGGAGTCGAGCACGAGCAGGGTCCTGCCGCAATCCCGGGCGGCGGTTTCTGCGGCCCGCATCAGCGCTGCGCCCAGCCCCCGGCGGCGCGCGCGGGGGTGCACCAGCATCTTCGCCAAGTCGGCGCGGTGCGGCTGGTTCTCGGGCTGGCCGAGCAGCAATTGCACGGTGCCGCACAGGCCGAGCGCATCCTCCGCGACCAGCAGCGCGCGTTCCCCGGTGGCCACATCCTGCGCCACGCGGCGCCAGAAAGACACTGCGCGGTCGCGCGTGAGCGGCCGCATGAAGCCCACCGAGGCGCCGCCTTCGACGCAGTCGATCAGCACCTCCGCGAGCGCGTCGATCTGCGCCTCCTCCAGGATGTGGAGGCGCCGAAGGGACCAGGAGGGCTAGATGATGCGTGGCCGAACCATGGGAGTCCACCGGGTGACGGGTGTCGAAAGCAGAATGGATGCGGAGTTCGGCCTGATGCGGCCGGGGGCGGCAAGCTTTCGGGGTAGCGCAGCATACCCAGGATCGAGGAGTTCGGAAACAGGCTCGCATCATAGGCTGCGGCAGCCTCGGCCTGGATGGGAACCCGCTTATACGAACCGATCCTCATCCATCGACATCCGTTGCAGGTATTCCTCTTGATCCAGGGCCAGTTGGCCGAATTTCCTGGCTTTGCGCTTCAGGCGCTCAAGGACAGGGAATCTCATCAAGATGGTCACCACCAGGACGCCTAAAAAAACCAGGCTGAGAAATGCGATGAGGCCGACGCTGCTCCGGTGGTTGGCGAGGGCGATTCCGCCGAGGACGACCACGAGGACGATTCCGATGAATCCGATCGGTTTCATTCGCCGCCCGTTCGGCCCCCATTTGTCCAGACAGATGGGACACACATGGTATTGGTGGGGTTTGAAATTCCCATACGTCTTGACCGTGGTGGTGGTATAGGCTGCGGTGTTCATGTGTTTGGTGTCGCGCAGATCTCCCGTGTAGATGGTGAGGACCTGGCATCCGTCCCGGATCTCTTTGCAGATGGCGCATTCCACTGGATTCCCTAGCCCTTTGCGATCAGCTCGGCCTGCCTGAAATACCGCTTATCTTCCCAGGCGTTGCGGACGAAGGCCAGGATCGCGCAGGCGATGTCCTCCACGCCATGCCGGTCGTTGTTGAAGATGGCTTCATAGAATTTGGGATTGTCGATGTCCTCGCCTAGGCAATGGCTGACGAACTTGTCGCGCCGCTCGCCATTCTCGATCACCTCGGCCTCCGCTTCCTCCCGGCTCAGCCCCATCCGCCGGGCATAGGTGGAGACCCTCCATTCATGGCTGCCGATCAGCCGGAAGTTGTAGCAGTTCCGGAGGTCCTTGCACAGGATGGCCGCCCCCCGCCCCACCATGATCGCGTTGCCGAGCTTCGCGATCTGGACCAGGTAGCGCGCCACTTTGTCGAAGGCTTTGTCGTGGGTCACGTGGCCCGGCGCATACAGCCCGAAGGCCTCGATGGCATGGGACATGTCGCCCAGGCGCTTCAGCAGGCCCAGGGAGATGCCCTCCTCCTTGGCGACCATCTCGATCAAGGTCTTGTCGAAGATGTTCCAGGGCTCTCCGGAGGCTTCCTCGAAGAGGACCTTGAGCCGTTCCGCAAGTGGGAACCCCAGGCAGCCGAACTGGCGCGATAGCGTGATGGTGGGCCGGAGCTTGATCTCCGCAGGCGAAACGTGGCGCTCCTGGATCTTCACCCAGCCCGCGAACCTCCGTTCGATATCCGGCGCCAAGGACGACAGTGGCTTTGCCATGACAGCCTCCCGGATCAGGATTCCAGCAGGAACATCCGACGGAAGTGTACGTCGTCCTTGCCGATCCGCAACGTTTGCCCGAGGCCGGTTTTCCATGGCCGGATTGCGGGGCCGGCAGATCCCGAATCCCGTGCTTCCTCAGTCCGTGCGCCAGGACCACGAGAGCAGGGCTGGAGCGCTCAGCAGCAGGATCCACGCCGCCGTAGCCGCCAGCCCCCCCGGGTGGGTCCCCAGAAGTCCCAGGATGCCCCCAGCCGCGAGGCTCAGGGCCAGGCGGAGCAAGAGCCGCGTCGGAGAACCACGGCGGAGGATTTTCGCGAGGATGAGGGTCAGCACCGACACCACGAAGCCTGCCAGGAGGCAGATGACGACCATGAGTGCCCCGGCGGCGCCGGCCATGTCCCCGGCCGGGCCCTCTTGGCGCGCGGCCTCCGAACCGAGGCTCCAACCGATGAGCGCACCCAGGGCCAGGCCGCCGCCCACCAGGAACGGGAGCAACCAGGCCAGCCAGGAACGCATTTTCGGGTTCACGGCAACTCCCCTCGGCGGATCGGCGCGATGGCTGGGCGGATGGCCTTCATGGCCTCAACCATAGTCGAACCTCCATTTTAAAACCGGTCTTATCATCGAGCCCATGGCGCGATCTGCAAAGCTCCGCCCCGGAGTTTCCCCGGTCCCCGAACTGGCCATCGCATGCGATCCGGGACATGGGGAAATCCACGCTTCGGGCCTTGCCGTTCACGGTGCCTTCGATGCGCCCAAGCAGCCTGCCGCCCGGTCCTAGGGGCCGAGGTAGGTTTCCAGGCGCTGCTTCCAACCTTCGACCGTTGATCTGTCCGATCCGCCCTCGAAAAACCGGCCCGGGGCGAACAGCGGGTAATCCTCGCCGTTCCTGAGTTTGAGCACGAGGTAGTACCACATGACGTTGTTCGACTTCTTCCCAAGATGGCCGATGCTGATGCCGGCCACCTCGCTGAAGGGAATCCACCGTTTCCTCGTCCGGAAACGGTTTGAGTCTTCGATGGTGATGCCGCGGGCCCCGGGATCGATGACCACGACCTGTTTGCCCCCCGCCAGGAAACCGGAAACACCGAGGAGCAGCAGGAGCAGCCCAAGGAGGAACCCCGCCGCGGAATTGCTGCCGAATCCGCTGAAATCGCGGAATCCGATGGCCAGGAGCAGACCCGCCGCAGCGCAGGCGATTGAGAGCAGGGTTTGCTTGCCGGGGTCGTTTTGGGAAGTCCAAACGTCCATGGATGGCTCCTTGAATTAGGAATTCGGGATGCAACTTGGTGTCGGCGCGCCTACCCGGAAAAAAGGATCAGTCCAGGCAGGGGCCACACCTCGTATGCATCGTGGAAGCGCCCCCCGGCTATGCCCCGCTTGAACGAAAGGCGAGGCGCCCGCCAGCCACCACAGCCGGCATAAGCACGGCAAGGCCGGCAAACCAGAACCAGAGCGGTGGCGGAATCATGAAGTTGTTGGCGATGCCTGCGAGCGTGAGCAGGACCCCCAGGACGAAAGTCGGCCTCATGGTGGATGGTGGTGAAAGTTTCGCGGCCAACCAGCCGCCGGCCAGGCCCCCCAGGGCCCATCCCGCGATCACCACGAGGAAGGTGCCCACGGGGGCATTCGCAAGCAGGGCGCGGAGTGTTTCGCGATCCTGGACCCCCTCGGCGACCTTGCCAAGCTCTGGATAGATCAGGCGGCCATTGATGGATTCGATGATCATCATGACGATGCTTGCGGCGATGAATCCGGCGACCACCGCTGCAATGCTTCTGAACGCGGAGCGCATGGAACCTCCTCGAGAAAGCGTGCCACAGGAGAGCCTGTGGAGCCACGATGCAGCGGCAGGATCGAGGTGGTGCCCGGCTATTATTTTGAAGCAGCCCCGCGCCCAGGCTGGGTCGGCCTTCCCTGTGGGAAAGGAACCAGCACCCGGGCCGATTGAGAACAGAACGCGTGCGGAGCGTTCCCAAGCTCCACTTCTCCACCCTGGCTAGGTAGTCGCGATCAGCAGCTCCTCCGAGCTTGACGGCCGAAGGCCGTCCCTCCGGCCGGCGAAGTAGCGGTCGGTCAGGTTGGCCGCGGATACGTGCCGGACTTGCCGGAAACCGGCTTCGCGGGCCAGCGACAGCATCTCCGGCGGGGTGAAGAAGCTGAGGAAAGGCGTCCCGGCCAACCGCGCGAATTTTTCCGTCATCTGGCGTCCGGGGCGCTCCTCGGATTCGACGAGTTCCAGCGGCAGCATGAACGACAGGGCCAGCGTGGAGCCCGGGGCGAGCGCCGCGATCTGGCGCAGCGTGGCTGCGTTCGCGTCCGCGGTGAGGTACATGGCGACGCCTGTGGAGGCCACGACCGCCGACTGGCCGGCATCGAAGCCAGCCATCGCCAACTGCTCCCACCAGGAGGAACCCGCCTCGAAGTCCACCGGCACGAGCCGCAGCCACTCCGGGACGCCGAAGCCGAGTTCCACCAAGCGCTGCCGCTTCCAGGCCTGGGGACCGGGCTGGTCGACCTCGAAAACCCGCAGGCCGGAGGCGATCTCAGGCCTGCGCTGGGCGAAGGTGTCGAGTCCGGCGCCTAGGAGGACATACTGGCCAACGCCGCGGCCTGCCTGTTCCATTACCAGATCCTCGATGAACCTGGCGCGGGCCACAATGGACGCGCGGGCCCGGCTCGTGGCCTTGGCGGCCATGTCCGGACGGTGGTGCCAGCCGTCCTCCGGGGCGGCCAGCCGCAGGCCGATCTCGTCTTCCAACACATGCGGTGGCGGATCGACCTGGACATGCATGGCCCGCCACAGGGCGACCCGCACCGCCGTCCTTTCGGCCATTTCGGTACCTTCATTCTGCATGGCGCTTTCTCTCCTTTCGATAGTGAATCAAAGAACCCTGATGGTAAAAAAGGACATGGCAGCGGCGTCGAGAACCGTGGCAAGGCGGCTGCGCCAGAGCCTGGCCGGCGATTTCACAGGACGGGGACGGTGGTCTGCATTTCACCTGGGAGATCCAGATCGTCAAACTTATCCGTATGCCGAATCCGTTCATTGGGAATCAGTTCCAGGTAGACCCCGCCCAATAAGTCGGTATGTCCGGTGGAGAAGTTTGTGAAGGACATCTCGTAGGTGCGCACGGTTAGGTCCGGGTCGGACGAAGGTATGCATGTATCCGCTGAGCTGCTTCTAGGCTTTCACAACGATGGTGCCTGCAATCTCATCATGGAGACAGCGACAGCTTTTTCGAAAGATCATCA
Coding sequences within:
- a CDS encoding cysteine synthase family protein, which codes for MDILDAIGNTSLVQLQRIVPPGSADIFVKLEWENPTGSVKDRMAQAVIARAEEDGRLKPGDTIVEYTGGSTGTSLALVCAAKGYRLRIVSSDAFSRQKLDHMAALGAELTLVPSEGGLTTRKLIQDMIEAARELSREPRTYWTDQLHNRDSIVGYHALGEEIWSQTKGEIDAFVHCVGTAATSRGVAAVLKRHNPAIEIIAVEPAESPVLSGGQAGPHKIEGVGIGYIPPLWEPALVDGILPVKTDDAKAMARRIAREEALFAGTSSGANAIAALQVAARLGPGAKVVTLMGDSGLKYLGTDVFQRT
- a CDS encoding cytidylate kinase-like family protein, whose translation is MAKPLSSLAPDIERRFAGWVKIQERHVSPAEIKLRPTITLSRQFGCLGFPLAERLKVLFEEASGEPWNIFDKTLIEMVAKEEGISLGLLKRLGDMSHAIEAFGLYAPGHVTHDKAFDKVARYLVQIAKLGNAIMVGRGAAILCKDLRNCYNFRLIGSHEWRVSTYARRMGLSREEAEAEVIENGERRDKFVSHCLGEDIDNPKFYEAIFNNDRHGVEDIACAILAFVRNAWEDKRYFRQAELIAKG
- a CDS encoding GNAT family N-acetyltransferase, translating into MEEAQIDALAEVLIDCVEGGASVGFMRPLTRDRAVSFWRRVAQDVATGERALLVAEDALGLCGTVQLLLGQPENQPHRADLAKMLVHPRARRRGLGAALMRAAETAARDCGRTLLVLDSVTGGDAARLYESLGWVRVGEIPGYALFPQGGLCSTTVFYRDLGGQAARSGPFPPREDNS
- a CDS encoding class I SAM-dependent methyltransferase, encoding MQNEGTEMAERTAVRVALWRAMHVQVDPPPHVLEDEIGLRLAAPEDGWHHRPDMAAKATSRARASIVARARFIEDLVMEQAGRGVGQYVLLGAGLDTFAQRRPEIASGLRVFEVDQPGPQAWKRQRLVELGFGVPEWLRLVPVDFEAGSSWWEQLAMAGFDAGQSAVVASTGVAMYLTADANAATLRQIAALAPGSTLALSFMLPLELVESEERPGRQMTEKFARLAGTPFLSFFTPPEMLSLAREAGFRQVRHVSAANLTDRYFAGRRDGLRPSSSEELLIATT